The proteins below are encoded in one region of Alcanivorax sp. REN37:
- the rpsS gene encoding 30S ribosomal protein S19 has translation MPRSLKKGPFVDHHLLKKVEEAVEANSRKPIKTWSRRSMIIPEMVGLTIAVHNGKQHVPVLVSEHMVGHKLGEFALTRNFRGHIVDKKAKR, from the coding sequence GTGCCACGTTCACTTAAAAAGGGTCCTTTCGTGGATCACCACCTCCTCAAAAAGGTGGAAGAAGCGGTAGAAGCTAACTCGCGCAAGCCGATCAAAACCTGGTCGCGCCGTTCCATGATCATTCCGGAAATGGTGGGCCTGACGATTGCGGTGCACAACGGCAAGCAACACGTGCCGGTGCTGGTTTCTGAACACATGGTTGGCCACAAGCTGGGCGAGTTCGCCCTGACCCGCAACTTCCGCGGGCACATTGTGGACAAGAAGGCCAAGCGGTAA
- the rpsC gene encoding 30S ribosomal protein S3: MGQKVHPVGIRLGIVKEHNSLWYASPKHYADYLVTDLEVREFLHKRLKNASVSRIKIERPAENVRITIATARPGIVIGKKGEDVERLRRDVAEKMGVPVHINIEEVRRPDVDARLVADNIAGQLERRVMFRRAMKRAVQNAMKAGAEGIKVQVSGRLGGAEIARTEWYREGRVPLHTLRADIDYANVRAETTYGTIGVKVWIFRGEILGGMEQVTAVQEEKQTKAPKKRGGRG, from the coding sequence ATGGGTCAGAAAGTTCATCCGGTTGGCATTCGCCTCGGTATCGTCAAGGAGCACAACTCCCTGTGGTACGCGAGCCCGAAGCACTACGCCGACTATCTGGTTACCGACCTTGAGGTGCGTGAGTTCCTGCACAAGCGCCTGAAGAACGCGTCCGTAAGCCGGATCAAGATCGAGCGTCCTGCCGAAAACGTCCGCATCACCATTGCCACGGCGCGCCCGGGCATCGTGATCGGCAAAAAAGGCGAAGACGTTGAGCGCCTGCGTCGCGATGTCGCTGAGAAGATGGGTGTGCCGGTGCACATCAACATCGAAGAAGTGCGTCGTCCGGACGTTGACGCCCGCCTGGTGGCTGACAACATCGCTGGCCAGCTGGAGCGTCGTGTGATGTTCCGCCGCGCCATGAAGCGTGCGGTGCAGAACGCCATGAAGGCCGGTGCAGAAGGGATCAAGGTGCAAGTGTCAGGGCGCCTTGGTGGCGCTGAGATCGCTCGTACTGAGTGGTACCGCGAAGGCCGCGTGCCGCTGCACACCCTGCGCGCCGATATCGACTACGCGAACGTGCGTGCTGAGACCACCTACGGCACCATCGGTGTCAAAGTGTGGATCTTCCGTGGGGAGATCCTCGGTGGCATGGAGCAGGTGACGGCCGTGCAGGAAGAGAAGCAGACCAAAGCGCCGAAAAAGCGCGGCGGTCGTGGCTAA
- the rplB gene encoding 50S ribosomal protein L2, which produces MAIVKCKPTSPGRRFVVKVVNPDLHKGAPYGPLTESKVKSGGRNNNGRTTVRHHGGGHKQKYRIIDFRRNKDGINAVVERLEYDPNRSANIALLKYADGERRYILAPKGVKAGDVLRSGQDASIKPGNCLPLRNVPLGSTVHNVEMRPGKGGQLARSAGTSVQVLAKDGQYVTLRLRSGEMRKVHAECRATLGEVSNSEHSLRSLGKAGAVRWRGVRPTVRGVAMNPVDHPHGGGEGRTSGGRHPVTPWGVPTKGHKTRTNKRTRKMIVRDRRAK; this is translated from the coding sequence ATGGCGATCGTAAAGTGTAAGCCGACTTCTCCTGGCCGCCGCTTTGTGGTCAAGGTGGTCAATCCGGATCTGCACAAAGGTGCACCGTACGGACCGCTGACCGAAAGCAAAGTCAAATCTGGTGGTCGTAACAACAACGGCCGTACCACCGTGCGTCACCATGGCGGTGGTCACAAGCAGAAGTACCGCATCATTGATTTCCGTCGTAACAAAGACGGCATCAATGCAGTGGTTGAGCGCCTCGAGTATGACCCGAACCGCTCTGCCAACATTGCGCTGCTCAAGTACGCCGATGGTGAGCGTCGTTACATCCTGGCGCCGAAAGGTGTGAAGGCGGGTGACGTGCTGCGCTCCGGCCAGGACGCGTCCATCAAGCCGGGCAACTGCCTGCCGCTGCGCAACGTGCCGCTCGGTTCCACCGTGCACAACGTTGAGATGCGTCCGGGCAAGGGTGGCCAGCTGGCGCGCTCCGCCGGCACCTCGGTTCAGGTTCTGGCGAAAGACGGTCAGTACGTGACCCTGCGTCTGCGCTCCGGCGAGATGCGGAAGGTGCACGCTGAGTGCCGCGCGACCCTGGGCGAAGTGTCCAACAGCGAACACAGCCTGCGTTCCCTGGGTAAGGCCGGTGCGGTCCGCTGGCGCGGTGTGCGCCCGACGGTGCGCGGTGTGGCCATGAACCCGGTGGATCACCCGCACGGTGGTGGTGAAGGTCGTACCTCCGGTGGCCGTCACCCGGTAACCCCGTGGGGTGTTCCGACCAAGGGTCACAAGACCCGTACCAACAAGCGTACCCGCAAGATGATCGTTCGCGATCGTCGGGCGAAGTGA
- the rplV gene encoding 50S ribosomal protein L22, translated as MATEVAARLRGARISAQKARLVADQVRGMKVEQALNLLAFSPKKAAEIIKKVLESAIANAENNEGADVDELKVSTIFVDEGMSLKRIKPRAKGRADRITKRTCHITVKVSEGEE; from the coding sequence ATGGCGACTGAAGTTGCAGCCCGCCTTCGCGGGGCACGAATCTCAGCTCAGAAGGCGCGTCTGGTTGCAGACCAGGTGCGTGGGATGAAAGTGGAGCAGGCACTCAACCTGCTCGCGTTCAGCCCGAAGAAGGCAGCTGAGATCATTAAGAAAGTTCTGGAATCCGCAATCGCCAACGCGGAGAACAACGAAGGCGCTGACGTGGATGAGCTGAAAGTGTCCACCATCTTCGTGGACGAAGGCATGTCGCTGAAGCGGATCAAGCCGCGCGCCAAAGGCCGCGCTGATCGCATCACCAAGCGTACCTGCCACATCACCGTCAAAGTGTCGGAAGGCGAGGAGTAA
- the rplP gene encoding 50S ribosomal protein L16: MLQPKRTKFRKVMKGRNRGLAQRGSKVSFGTIGLQATGRGRLTARQIEAARRAMTRHVKRGGKIWIRVFPDKPISKKPLEVRMGKGKGSVEYWVAQVQPGKMLYEMEGVADDVAREAFRLAAAKLPISTRVVVRTVM; the protein is encoded by the coding sequence ATGTTGCAGCCGAAGCGTACTAAATTCCGCAAAGTCATGAAGGGCCGTAACCGCGGCCTGGCACAGCGTGGCAGCAAGGTTTCCTTCGGGACCATTGGTCTGCAGGCCACCGGTCGTGGCCGGCTCACCGCCCGTCAGATCGAAGCCGCGCGTCGTGCGATGACCCGTCACGTCAAACGGGGTGGCAAAATCTGGATCCGCGTGTTCCCGGACAAGCCGATCAGTAAAAAGCCCCTGGAAGTGCGGATGGGTAAAGGTAAGGGTAGCGTCGAGTACTGGGTGGCCCAGGTGCAGCCCGGCAAGATGCTGTACGAGATGGAAGGTGTGGCGGACGACGTAGCCCGCGAGGCATTTCGTCTGGCTGCGGCCAAGTTGCCGATCAGCACCCGCGTCGTGGTCAGGACGGTGATGTAA